In Arctopsyche grandis isolate Sample6627 chromosome 13, ASM5162203v2, whole genome shotgun sequence, one DNA window encodes the following:
- the loaf gene encoding low-density lipoprotein receptor domain containing lost and found, with translation MFEHLAVHGMRNICLQHNISRLTSSLIVLPPDRTVLYQMAYIPRAIRLLSVIVAAESECDIFHLNYMQSLCKNHFLQQLYRKIDGAVLWSQNERNLDCVITFQTHSILQRFMLRFDMLQLDCNDHLLVYDGAHAVGTHKADLSCRNTKQTVGALFTRTNFVTLKYVTDNWGTESNGFKLVITAVKDPKHGCKDFRCSHREFCISADLICDGVNHCVDGSDETSSTLCQNQESGNILGLELPWLVVGGVSALLVVCACVAALALCLCRRTRPNHADNPQLQPDVRVKRLCGKAGRAAATDRAAGKLAAPCGAGRGAAGAPPQAPGRALRPAAAPAAPHKDEWFV, from the exons ATGTTCGAGCATCTTGCAGTCCATGGAATGCGCAACATCTGCCTCCAACATAACATTTCAAGG TTGACATCATCATTGATTGTTTTACCTCCTgaccgcacagttctttatcaaatggcttatattccaagagctatacGACTTCTCAGTGTAATTGTTGCTGCTGAgtctgaatgcgatattttccacctta ATTATATGCAATCGCTATGCAAGAATCATTTCCTGCAACAGCTATACCGAAAGATCGATGGCGCGGTACTTTGGTCACAGAACGAGAGGAATCTCGACTGCGTCATCACCTTCCAGACCCACTCCATCCTGCAACGCTTCATGCTGCGCTTCGACATGCTGCAACTGGACTGCAACGACCATCTCCTGGTGTACGACGGAGCCCACGCTGTCGGAACCCACAAG GCGGATTTGTCGTGTCGTAATACGAAGCAAACTGTGGGTGCACTCTTCACCAGAACGAActtcgtgactttgaaatacgTCACGGACAACTGGGGCACAGAATCCAATGGATTCAAACTGGTCATCACTGCCGTTAAAGACCCAA aaCATGGATGCAAGGACTTCAGGTGTAGTCATCGCGAGTTCTGCATCAGCGCTGATCTCATATGCGATGGAGTCAACCATTGCGTGGACGGATCAGATGAAACTTCCAGCACTTTATGCCAAA atCAAGAAAGCGGGAACATCTTGGGATTGGAACTACCATGGCTAGTGGTAGGTGGTGTGAGCGCGTTATTGGTGGTATGCGCGTGCGTGGCGGCACTCGCGCTATGCCTATGCCGAAGAACGCGACCAAACCATGCGGACAACCCGCAGCTTCAGC CAGATGTACGGGTCAAACGGCTCTGCGGGAAAGCAGGGCGGGCCGCAGCAACAGACAGAGCTGCCGGGAAACTGGCGGCGCCCTGCGGGGCGGGGCGGGGCGCGGCGGGCGCGCCCCCGCAGGCCCCCGGCCGCGCGCTGAGGCCCGCCGCCGCACCGGCCGCGCCACACAAAGACGAGTGGTTCGTCTAG